A single window of Periophthalmus magnuspinnatus isolate fPerMag1 chromosome 9, fPerMag1.2.pri, whole genome shotgun sequence DNA harbors:
- the zgc:158398 gene encoding transmembrane protein 248 isoform X2, producing the protein MMILWQPITNLRNYVANKPPGVTFFLCLISLAVSFLFLGVYSYNHILPNPDVVKDWNHLLSYIAQYHLCETNSTGFTQLISTSNKEPKVQKEDLTYSTTVAVSVEPIHARVPLILSSKGSSQSISLHTSFSASQLKLEGNQTFSVTIDFTANESYACLSIREPSYLLSINPQPPACRENVINQQAIYTEAKKVMAPAQKCFSFQAIHDPTLQVMLTKEDQLVAIRHLLEVALVLLGVCLILCLSVSLTQTQNPHPRWKEQDLHHEPLIKN; encoded by the exons ATGATGATATTGTGGCAACCCATAACCAACCTGAGAAATTATGTTGCCAATAAACCTCCTGGAGTGACTTTTTTCCTTTGCCTTATAAGTCTGGCTGTCTCGTTCCTCTTTCTCGGTGTTTACAGCTATAATCACATCCTCCCTAATCCAGATGTTGTAAAG GACTGGAACCACCTGCTTTCATATATTGCTCAGTATCACTTATGTGAAACAAACAGCACAGGTTTTACCCAACTAATTTCAACTTCTAATAAAGAACCAAAAGTTCAAAAAGAAGACTTAACCTATTCTACAACAGTGGCGGTTTCTGTTGAGCCAATACATGCTCGAGTCCCTCTTATTTTATCTTCTAAAGGGAGCTCCCAGAGCATTTCCCTGCACACCAGTTTCTCAGCCAGCCAACTAAAGCTTGAAG GAAATCAAACGTTTAGTGTAACTATAGACTTCACTGCTAATGAGAGTTATGCTTGCCTTAGTATAAGAGAGCCATCTTATCTACTTTCTATAAATCC acAACCACCAGCATGCCGTGAGAATGTGATTAACCAGCAAGCTATCTATACTGAAGCAAAGAAAGTGATGGCACCAGCACAAAAATGCTTCAGTTTTCAAGCCATACATGACCCAACACTTCAAGTTATGTTGACAAAG GAAGATCAACTTGTAGCTATACGACATCTTTTGGAAGTAGCTCTTGTTTTACTTGGAGTTTGTTTAATACTTTGTCTATCTGTGAGCCTCACACAAACCCAGAATCCACATCCCCGCTGGAAGGAGCAGGATCTTCATCAT GAACCTCTGATCAAAAACTGA
- the zgc:158398 gene encoding transmembrane protein 248 isoform X1: MMILWQPITNLRNYVANKPPGVTFFLCLISLAVSFLFLGVYSYNHILPNPDVVKDWNHLLSYIAQYHLCETNSTGFTQLISTSNKEPKVQKEDLTYSTTVAVSVEPIHARVPLILSSKGSSQSISLHTSFSASQLKLEGNQTFSVTIDFTANESYACLSIREPSYLLSINPQPPACRENVINQQAIYTEAKKVMAPAQKCFSFQAIHDPTLQVMLTKEDQLVAIRHLLEVALVLLGVCLILCLSVSLTQTQNPHPRWKEQDLHHVMLSVIVM, from the exons ATGATGATATTGTGGCAACCCATAACCAACCTGAGAAATTATGTTGCCAATAAACCTCCTGGAGTGACTTTTTTCCTTTGCCTTATAAGTCTGGCTGTCTCGTTCCTCTTTCTCGGTGTTTACAGCTATAATCACATCCTCCCTAATCCAGATGTTGTAAAG GACTGGAACCACCTGCTTTCATATATTGCTCAGTATCACTTATGTGAAACAAACAGCACAGGTTTTACCCAACTAATTTCAACTTCTAATAAAGAACCAAAAGTTCAAAAAGAAGACTTAACCTATTCTACAACAGTGGCGGTTTCTGTTGAGCCAATACATGCTCGAGTCCCTCTTATTTTATCTTCTAAAGGGAGCTCCCAGAGCATTTCCCTGCACACCAGTTTCTCAGCCAGCCAACTAAAGCTTGAAG GAAATCAAACGTTTAGTGTAACTATAGACTTCACTGCTAATGAGAGTTATGCTTGCCTTAGTATAAGAGAGCCATCTTATCTACTTTCTATAAATCC acAACCACCAGCATGCCGTGAGAATGTGATTAACCAGCAAGCTATCTATACTGAAGCAAAGAAAGTGATGGCACCAGCACAAAAATGCTTCAGTTTTCAAGCCATACATGACCCAACACTTCAAGTTATGTTGACAAAG GAAGATCAACTTGTAGCTATACGACATCTTTTGGAAGTAGCTCTTGTTTTACTTGGAGTTTGTTTAATACTTTGTCTATCTGTGAGCCTCACACAAACCCAGAATCCACATCCCCGCTGGAAGGAGCAGGATCTTCATCATGTAATGTTATCAGTCATTGTCATGTGA
- the plbd2 gene encoding putative phospholipase B-like 2, protein MAFRRVRSSGDFAVSYLAVFLLFCLTYVSVRAEIRTVIIDKESGQIVVVDGFREDFVAWANFTDNITTTGWSFLEVTTNSQYNDSIQAYAAGAAEAAVTSSLIYKHWMNTLMGYCGPFKAQSDYCERLKYYISTNLLWVQDQIEKQPNSPYWYQVHLALLQLKGLEDGYNDVLSYPMGPISFNPLGFLLFQMGGDLEDLEAALKKPSETQPLGSGSCSALIKLLPNNKDLLISHDTWNTYQSMLRIIKKYIFPFRTSPLDDERIPGGTQAFSSYPGSIFSGDDFYILSSGLITLETTIGNSNPALWDFVQPTGAVMEWLRNIVANRLASTGKEWAEMFSQYNSGTYNNQWMIVDYKHFTPGKTDTKEELFVVLEQIPGMILYEDKTQELMKKGYWASYNIPYYTKIFNASGCNELVDKFGPWFSLDKNPRAQIFSRNQTAVTDINSMIRLMRYNNFNEDPLSKCEGCDPPANAENAISARSDLNPENGTYPFGALRQRQHGGTDMKLTSYQMYRDYGMLAVSGPTWDQLPPFQWSTSPYKDLLHMGHPDKWTFNPIKVTWNS, encoded by the exons ATGGCTTTCAGGAGAGTTCGCTCTTCTGGAGATTTTGCTGTCAGTTATTTGgcagtatttttattgttttgtttaacatACGTGTCAGTGCGAGCTGAAATTCGAACAGTCATCATTGATAAAGAAAGTGGACAAATTGTAGTCGTGGATGGATTTCGTGAAGACTTTGTCGCCTGGGCAAATTTCACcgacaacatcacaacaacagg GTGGTCTTTCTTAGAAGTCACCACCAACAGTCAATACAATGACAGCATCCAGGCGTATGCAGCTGGGGCAGCGGAGGCAGCTGTCACTTCTTCG ctCATATACAAACATTGGATGAACACCCTAATGGGGTActgtgggccctttaaggcaCAATCGGATTACTGTGAGCGTCTGAAATATTACATCAGTACAAACCTGCTGTGGGTTCAAGATCAAATAGAGAAGCAACCAAATTCTCCCTACTGGTATCAg gTGCACCTTGCACTGTTGCAACTTAAAGGTTTGGAAGACGGCTACAATGATGTACTATCTTATCCAATGGGACCAATATCATTTAATCCTCTTGGATTTCT GCTCTTCCAAATGGGTGGAGACCTTGAGGACTTGGAGGCTGCTTTGAAGAAGCCCAGTGAAACTCAGCCTCTTGGATCTGGTTCCTGTTCTGCTTTGATTAAGCTGCTTCCAAACAACAAAGATCTGCTCATCTCGCACGACACTTGGAACACTTACCAGTCTATGCTACGGATTATAAAGAAATACATATTTCCCTTCAGAACATCTCCTTTAG ATGATGAACGCATTCCAGGAGGAACACAAGCATTCTCATCATATCCTGGATCAATATTTTCTGGAGATGACTTCTACATACTAAGTAGTGGCTTG ATCACACTAGAAACAACCATTGGCAACAGTAATCCTGCTCTGTGGGATTTTGTTCAACCCACTGGAGCAGTGATGGAATGGCTGAGGAATATTGTAGCTAATCGGCTGGCTTCTACAGGAAAGGAGTGGGCTGAAATGTTTAGCCAATACAACAGTGGAAC ATACAACAATCAGTGGATGATTGTTGATTATAAGCACTTCACTCCTGGTAAAACTGACACGAAAGAGGAACTCTTTGTTGTACTAGAGCAGATTCC AGGAATGATCTTGTATGAGGATAAAACCCAGGAACTAATGAAGAAAGGTTACTGGGCCAGTTACAATATTCC GTACTACACCAAGATATTTAATGCAAGTGGCTGCAATGAGCTTGTTGACAAGTTTGGTCCGTGGTTTTCTCTGGACAAAAATCCTCGGGCTCAAATCTTTAGTAGAAATCAAACTGCGGTGACGGACATTAATTCAATGATCCGCCTCATGAG ATATAACAACTTCAATGAAGACCCGTTGTCAAAATGTGAGGGCTGTGATCCCCCCGCAAATGCAGAGAATGCCATCTCGGCTCGCTCAGACTTAAACCCTGAAAATGGCACATATCCTTTTGGTGCTTTAAGGCAGAGACAACATGGAGGAACAGACATGAAG TTGACCTCGTATCAAATGTACCGGGATTATGGCATGCTGGCCGTAAGTGGGCCCACATGGGACCAGCTTCCCCCTTTCCAGTGGAGCACCTCTCCATATAAAGACTTGTTGCACATGGGCCATCCAGATAAATGGACATTTAATCCAATAAAAGTAACCTGGAATTCTTAA
- the rbm19 gene encoding probable RNA-binding protein 19, with protein sequence MSRLIVKNLPNGMKEERLRTMFAAFGTLTDCTLKFTKDGKFRKFGFVGFKSEEDANKALTHFHKSFVDTSRVTVEMCKSFGDPTKPKAWSKHTHDSSHNKTTSVSTEKDEKVIEKVIKKEKKKSKTVNTLMEEDQDQGFKEFLSVHQNRSQAPTWANDTAQRQTETSTKKKSKTESKKEKKTDLDDYLNFDSDETEDEYEEEEVQLNEDEDGDKEALKSGLTDMEYLRSKVSNTKDTMEEKDNDDDDEEDKNTIGVSDSAYENSDRENVSEAKTDVSAKTQKQGKSKKAVKSELDPATEFTVKLRGVPFNVKEQQISEFMTPLKPVAIRIGKNESGNRTGYVYVDLRSEEEVQKAIKKNKDYIGGRYIEVFSVGNSDNKRKTQHKEIDKNFSRKLKEDEEEEDVSESGRLFVRNLSYTCTEEEIKELFTKHGPLSEVLFPIDTFTKRPKGFAFVTYMIPENAITALAQLDGHIFQGRMLHVLPSTIKKEKAESDGGPGSSSYKQQKNAKNKALSTSSHNWNTLFLGTSAVADAIAEKYNTTKSQVLDHDTKGSVAVRMALGETQIVEETRQFLLDNSVCLDSFSQAAAPRSTCVILVKNLPSGVKVSELEELFSPHGSLGRVLLPPSGLTAIIEFLEPTEAKRAFTKLAYSKFHHIPLYLEWAPVGVFMAKPEPEREKEEAKKLAMEEEEDDDVEEEEEESVPGSTLFIKNLNFNTTEETLQETFSKCGKIISCTISKKKDKTGKLLSMGYGFVQYQTAEAAKKAIRQLQHCNVDDHQLELKISERATRLTGVTLKKKQMLKKQTGSKILVRNVPFQASVKEIRELFCTFGELKTVRLPRKATGSGNHRGFGFVDFITKQDAKKAFTALCHSTHLYGRRLVLEWADAEDTVETLRRKTAEHFHVPSKKQRKSEVLEGILETMETDNVSEDNL encoded by the exons ATGTCGCGACTCATTGTCAAAAATCTCCCTAACGGG ATGAAGGAAGAGAGATTACGCACGATGTTTGCTGCTTTTGGCACGCTCACAGACTGTACCCTGAAGTTTACAAAAGATGGAAAGTTCCGAAAGTTTGGCTTTGTGGGGTTCAAATCCGAGGAAGACGCGAACAAAGCGTTAACACACTTCCACAAAAGCTTCGTGGACACTTCCAGAGTAACG GTGGAAATGTGTAAGTCCTTCGGAGATCCCACAAAACCAAAAGCGTGGAGCAAACACACCCACGACTCTagccacaacaaaacaacatcagTGAGCAcggaaaaagatgaaaaagtgaTCGAAAAGGTGATCAAAAAG gaaaagaagaaaagcaaaactgtaAATACACTC ATGGAGGAGGATCAGGATCAGGGTTTCAAGGAGTTTCTGTCCGTGCATCAAAACCGGAGTCAAGCACCAACTTGGGCAAATGATACTGCACAACGACAAACAGAGACGAGCACAAAGAAGAAGAGTAAAACAGAGTCAAAAAAGGAGAAGAAAACAGATTTGGATGATTATCTCAACTTTGACTCGGACGAGACCGAGGATGAgtatgaagaggaggaagtgcAATTGAATGAAGACGAAG ATGGTGATAAAGAAGCTCTTAAATCTGGGTTGACAGACATGGAATATCTGCGATCAAAAGTGTCAAACACAAAAGACACAATGGAGGAAAAGgacaatgatgatgatgatgaagaagacaAGAACACTATTGGTGTCAGTGACAGTGCATATGAAAACAGTGACAGAGAAAATGTGTCAGAGGCCAAGACGGATGTTTCTGCAAAGACTCAGAAACAAGGCAAGAGTAAGAAGGCTGTCAAGAGTGAA TTGGATCCTGCCACTGAGTTCACTGTGAAGCTTCGAGGAGTCCCTTTTAATGTCAAAGAG caaCAAATTTCTGAATTTATGACACCACTGAAGCCAGTAGCCATTAGAATTGGAAAGAATGAAAGTGGCAACAGAACAG GCTACGTGTATGTTGATTTACGCTCTGAAGAAGAGGTGCAAAAAGCCATAAAAAAGAACAAGGATTATATAG GTGGAAGATATATTGAAGTCTTCAGTGTGGGCAACTCTGATAACAAGCGGAAGACACAACATAAAGAAATTGACAAAAACTTTTCCAGGAAGCTcaaggaggatgaagaggaggaagatgtGTCCGAATCAGGGCGTCTTTTTGTCAGAAATCTTTCTTACACCTGCACAGAAGAAGAGATCAAAGAGCTTTTCACCAAGCATG GGCCATTGTCTGAAGTGCTGTTTCCCATTGACACATTCACCAAGAGGCCAAAAGGATTTGCTTTTGTAACCTACATGATTCCAGAAAATGCAATCACAGCTTTGGCTCAGTTAGATGGACATATATTTCAG GGTAGAATGCTTCacgtgttaccttcaacaattAAAAAAGAGAAGGCAGAGTCAGATGGAGGCCCTGGTTCTTCATCttataaacagcaaaaaaatgctaaaaacaagGCTTTGAGTACcag TTCTCATAACTGGAACACCTTGTTTCTGGGAACAAGTGCTGTAGCTGATGCAATTGctgaaaagtacaatactacaaaaaGCCAAGTTCTGGATCAT GACACAAAAGGAAGTGTTGCAGTGAGAATGGCTTTGGGGGAAACCCAAATTGTGGAGGAAACTCGACAGTTTTTACTGGATAATAGTGTCTGTCTTGACTCCTTTAGTCAG GCTGCTGCTCCAAGAAGTACATGTGTGATCCTTGTAAAAAATCTTCCTTCTGGGGTGAAGGTGTCTGAGCTGGAGGAGCTTTTCTCTCCTCATGGCTCTTTGGGCAGAGTACTGCTGCCGCCATCGGGACTAACCGCTATCATTGAGTTTTTAGAACCCACTGAAGCAAAACGAGCCTTCACTAAACTGGCCTACAGTAAG TTTCATCACATTCCTCTTTATTTGGAATGGGCACCCGTGGGAGTATTCATGGCCAAACCAGAACCAG aaagggaaaaagaggaAGCGAAAAAGCTGGccatggaggaagaggaggatgatgatgttgaagaagaagaagaagaaagtgtTCCTGGCTCCACTCTTTTTATTAAGAATCTTAATTTTAATACTACAGAGGAGACACTACAAGAG ACATTTTCCAAGTGTGGTAAGATTATTTCTTGTACAATTTCAAAGAAGAAGGACAAAACAG GAAAGCTGTTGTCAATGGGCTATGGATTTGTACAATATCAAACTGCTGAAGCAGCAAAAAAGGCCATAAGGCAACTCCAG CACTGCAATGTTGATGATCACCAGTTAGAATTAAAGATTTCTGAGAGAGCAACAAG ATTAACCGGAGTGACtctcaagaaaaaacaaatgttgaaAAAGCAAACGGGGTCCAAAATACTTGTGCGCAATGTGCCCTTTCAAGCCTCTGTGAAGGAAATCCGTGAACTTTTCTG TACATTTGGAGAATTGAAGACTGTACGCCTGCCCAGAAAAGCCACTGGCTCAGGGAATCATCGAGGATTTGGTTTTGTTGACTTCATTACAAAACAGGATGCCAAG AAAGCATTTACTGCACTGTGTCATAGTACACATCTTTATGGGAGGCGTCTTGTACTTGAGTGGGCTGATGCTGAAGACACAGTAGAGACATTGAGACGAAAAACTGCAGAACATTTTCATG TGCCATCAAAAAAGCAAAGGAAATCTGAAGTATTGGAAGGAATTTTGGAGACCATGGAAACGGATAATGTGTCAGAAGATAATTTATAA